A stretch of the Pseudobdellovibrionaceae bacterium genome encodes the following:
- the arfB gene encoding aminoacyl-tRNA hydrolase has translation MRWVAKIPWSELDFSVARSRGPGGQNVNRTNSAVQLRFNVPNSQAFTEQERARILEKIGNKLTTEGDLLIRSEESRDQEMNRKNCIAKLDAHLERAYHRDPPRRKTKPTKSSQRKRVEGKKLKSDIKKNRAKVRY, from the coding sequence GTGAGATGGGTTGCGAAAATTCCTTGGAGCGAACTGGATTTCAGCGTGGCCCGCAGTCGGGGACCCGGGGGCCAGAACGTGAACCGCACGAATTCCGCGGTGCAGTTGCGCTTCAATGTGCCGAACTCGCAGGCCTTCACCGAGCAAGAGCGCGCCCGCATCCTCGAAAAGATCGGGAATAAGCTGACGACCGAAGGGGATCTGCTGATCCGCTCCGAAGAGTCCCGCGATCAAGAGATGAACCGCAAGAACTGCATCGCGAAACTCGATGCCCATCTGGAGCGCGCGTACCACCGCGATCCACCCCGTCGAAAAACGAAGCCGACCAAATCCTCGCAGCGTAAACGGGTCGAGGGGAAGAAACTCAAGTCCGACATCAAAAAGAACCGCGCGAAAGTGCGCTACTGA